One window from the genome of Cytophagia bacterium CHB2 encodes:
- a CDS encoding nucleoside deaminase, which yields MEACMSDDLKFLHRAVELALQAEQQGNLPIGALITLDGEVIAEAGNAMLTPHYHPGRHAETEALQRVAIALWPRSRDMTCYTTLEPCMMCMGTLLLHGVGRIVFGAQDSAGGAGKALACLPPYYAEGKGVPQWHGPLLPEICDDLFKRALLRFDRLVAGNRSQTSES from the coding sequence ATGGAGGCGTGCATGTCCGATGATTTGAAGTTTCTGCACCGCGCCGTCGAACTTGCCTTGCAGGCCGAACAACAAGGCAATTTGCCGATCGGCGCGCTCATCACACTCGACGGCGAAGTGATTGCCGAAGCCGGCAATGCCATGCTCACGCCGCACTATCACCCCGGCCGTCATGCCGAAACAGAAGCGTTGCAGCGCGTCGCGATTGCGCTGTGGCCGCGCAGCCGCGACATGACGTGTTATACCACGCTCGAACCCTGCATGATGTGCATGGGCACGCTGTTGTTGCACGGCGTCGGGCGAATAGTCTTTGGCGCACAAGACAGCGCGGGCGGCGCCGGCAAAGCGCTTGCCTGTCTGCCGCCTTACTACGCGGAGGGCAAGGGCGTTCCGCAGTGGCACGGCCCGCTGCTGCCGGAGATTTGCGATGATCTTTTTAAACGCGCCCTGCTGCGCTTTGATCGACTCGTTGCCGGTAATCGTTCACAAACGTCGGAGAGTTGA
- a CDS encoding nitroreductase family protein — MPSPQFLPLASYQEFPLDEMLTRAAAFREMMQRRRTVRHFSSRPVPREIIADCLLAAGSAPSGANMQPWHFVVVSDAEVKRRIRAAAEKEEQEFYHGRAPQEWLEALAPLGTDEHKPYLESAPYLIAIFAQSFGALAGGRKVKNYYVTESVGIATGMLITAIHHAGLVSLTHTPSPMGFLNEILGRPQNERAYLILVVGYPAPEAVVPAVSKKALQDFVTFM, encoded by the coding sequence ATGCCTTCTCCACAATTTCTGCCGCTTGCTTCCTATCAAGAATTTCCGCTTGACGAGATGCTGACCCGCGCGGCTGCTTTTCGCGAAATGATGCAACGCCGGCGCACGGTGCGTCATTTTTCAAGCCGGCCGGTGCCGCGGGAGATTATCGCTGATTGTTTATTGGCGGCGGGCAGCGCGCCCAGCGGCGCAAATATGCAGCCGTGGCATTTTGTCGTGGTCAGTGATGCGGAGGTGAAACGCCGGATTCGCGCAGCCGCGGAGAAAGAGGAACAGGAATTTTATCATGGCCGCGCGCCGCAAGAATGGCTCGAAGCGCTTGCGCCGCTGGGTACGGACGAGCATAAACCTTATTTGGAAAGCGCGCCCTATCTCATCGCTATTTTTGCGCAAAGTTTTGGCGCCCTGGCGGGCGGCCGCAAGGTCAAGAACTACTACGTGACGGAGTCCGTCGGCATTGCCACGGGCATGCTCATCACGGCGATTCATCATGCCGGCCTGGTTTCACTCACGCACACGCCCAGTCCCATGGGCTTTTTGAATGAGATTCTCGGCCGCCCGCAAAACGAGCGCGCGTATTTGATTCTGGTCGTAGGTTATCCTGCGC